The Phyllopteryx taeniolatus isolate TA_2022b chromosome 2, UOR_Ptae_1.2, whole genome shotgun sequence nucleotide sequence gcACTAAACCATAACTCCTTACCCGAGGGACATGCCAAATTCATGGCAGTAGCCACGCTCGTCacgcaatatttaaaaaatgcggATGGTTATTTATGGTTAGATAACAAGAACACACTTTCGTTACCACAAAACATCTATATTTTGTGTCATTGCCCTacacttttgtgcatttttcccGGTGAATAATGCAGGGAAAAGAAAGCCACCATTTTTGTAGACACGACCCAGCAGGTATTTTGACCAACTCTTCAACGaacaaactgctccagttgtctcaggtttgaagggtgctttctccagcTGGGACGTTTCAggtccttccacagatgttcaataggatttagattTAGGGACGTCtcgatccgatctttgagatcggaattcggtccgatgtcagcaaaaaaatcgAGTATCAGATTAGAtcagactggatctaaaatctctgatttgaccactcttatacaagcattccattccattctccgctccagcacttccaTCCAGCACCGCCTCAACGGCATGCAGCAACTTAGGGTATGTTTGGAAACATGTCTTCCTGCCTCAATCTCCGGCTGCTCTGTCTCACCCCCTTTATTTTCCTGCTCTCCGGGAGTGTGCTCCGGCACCTCGAGAGTGTGGTGCTCTGAATAACCCAATGGGACACtccaacaacgctctgagtttccgAACGTTTCAAGAGTGTAAAGAGCGTGCTTGGAGTGAATTGCCAAATGTACCCTTAGtttctgtctttgtttttattcataaaaatcactctgtcatgtatttttttaacctgtgaAAACTAGTTATATTAACAAAATTCGATCGggactttctttgttactgccaGTGTGTATCTCAAGACGTTCACAACAAGGCACACACAGACAGCTAAGCACCTTGAGCCTCAGTATATGATTCCTATCCGTCCCGACgttgtcaataaaactaaaccccagttgcTTCAAGAAGTTCAGACGCTGcacgtggagaaagcaaatgctgtTCCCACTATACAGTATTCagtaaaaaataactgaatgaaactttattttgcacttcaaaaatataatttgtaggtatttttttgttatttttcaatatttttcagctactgcccccgcaacccgacctcggataagcggtagaaaatggatcgatggatgcggcacggtggacgactggttacagtgtctgcctcacagttctgaggaccggggttcaatccccggccccgcctgtgtggagtttgcatgttctccccgtacctgggtgggctttctccgggcactccggtttcctcccacatcccaaaaacatgcatggtaggttaattgacaactctaaattacccgtaggtgtgaatgtgaatggtttttttgtttttatgcgccctgcgattggctggcaaccagttcagggtgtaccccgcctcctgcccgatgatagctgggataggctccagcacgtccgcgaccctagtgaggagaagcggctcagaaaatggatggatgggtgttatttttcatggttttgtcatttctttatttcatctattcaaatgtaaaatatgcttatgtttaagtcAAGCAGTGGCTATGTTGcagtttaaatatatttttatttgttttattgaagttatttttcaggattttcttatataatttttactttattcaattattgtttaatttttaaagttaattaatataacccattggttaataattaaTGGGTCTGTTTTTATCAcccctactgttgctgattattgttctctgtaaCCCCTGCTAGTAGACAATGTGAAGAGGTTAGCTCGCAGGCCAACACCCAGCTAGCTGCTAATTTGCCACGTTTGCTGCTAATTTGCCATGTCAGCTATATGAGTGAGAGGTCCggtgtagggttgggcatcgtttgaatttgagctaTTCCGGTCCCAATTCTgattcctcatttcgattccggttccaaacgattctcgataccgattcttttagggggcttggtcaaaaatgtttgcatggtttaaataaatggtgtccaaattatgaacatccattttctgagcagcccgcagcatagactaaaatgaacatttgacttggggttctttataaccggTATCAATAtcaactaaaaggcaatgtgcgtggaactaacccaattgactaaatattaattaattaatgttttagCGAAAAGTTAAACATAGCATTATTAAAAtggttatttgggactgttccatcacgtcaaatggtacgcactggaactcagcattatAGGTCGGAGAGTAACttttgaaaacgaaagtaaTGGAACcgaatgctataaaacgttgattccatTACCTACCCatcgatgaggcacaaggttagtgtttgtgatactgtgagacaacgttaatgtgaattttgtcccaattcatttcgatgtaaagttgctagttagacctttggtgaagttttaggtcaaaatacctcctgtagaaatgttttaagacattgaatattacaaaatttgagtcaaaagcttcatttaaaaagaggttggtttgttgcaacctttttttctttttttttttttgatgcactgcccaatttttatgtatacattttcaaAGGATGCGTAACTGGATGGTGCACGCATaataatactgttgaaataatttttgtttaaaaatttcAGACTGCTCattatttgcaacaaaatttgcaacaagataataatcagaatcagaataatctttatttgccaagtatgtacaaaaaacacacaaggaatttgtctctggtagttgcagccactctagtacgacaacagacagtcaattgacagagaacacttttgagacataagacattgaggaaaacagtcactgagcaataaagggttggtagttatctggtaatgccggtaaaaaaataatttttttataattttttttttggtgacaattgtgcaaaaagatgcagtgtcCTCGAGTAcctagagcagtttgaatgactaatatagcaatagtccggtgcaatgaccattgtgcaaagggcgccgagtcttcaaggagtgtatgcggtttaaagtgacgagtagcgcgataatctgggacaatgttgattgtgaaaatgttgcagatactcctcagtcagtgtgcaagtggggcagatgctactctggcatgagtggccagagggaagaaactgttggaatgtctgctggttttagtttgcatagGGCCTACATGAggaaaggagctggaagagctggtgaccgggatttggagggtccaagaggattttgcacgctcttgtcttagttctggcagcatgcaagtcctcgaGGGTTGGgaggggggtactgacaattttttcagacgttttgattgtccattgcagtccgagtttgtcctttttttgtagtagcaccaaaccagactgtgatggaagaacacaggacggattctatgactgctgtgtagaactgcctcagcagctccagtggcaggccgtgcaggatacgcagactcgtcaccgtttttgatgaggccgatgacagtggtgtcatctgcaaaattcaggagtttgacagccgggtgcgttgaggtgcagtcgttcgtgtagagagacaAGAGCAGCggggagaggacacaacctAGGGGTGCCCCAGTggtgatgctgcatgtggataaggtggtctcccccagcctcacctgctctGTCCTGCtcatcagaaagctgtaaatccaccggcagatggcaggcgagaggctgagctggagaagcttggaggaaaggagttcagggatgatggtgttgaacgctgagctgaacaggatccttgcataggtccctgcactgtcgaggtgttctaggatgtccagtcccatgttgactgcatcatctgcagacctgttcgttcggtaggcaaactgcagggggtccagcaggggacctgtgacgctcttgaggtggtccagaacgaggcgttcaaagatcttcatgaccacagatgtcaaggcaacaggcctgtaatcattcagacccgagattgcaggtttcttggggactggaatgatggtggagcgtttgaaacaggatggtatttcgcacagttccagagatctattgaagatctgtgtaaagactggagcgagctggtcaggatggggacacatggtctgggcctgccactttgttaatcttttgttgtttgaagatgcgtctcacatcctgctcatggatggttaacgcagaagtcggagGTGtaattgtggtcggtggtgtggctgggtgggtgtggggtgtgaaagtgtccttttcaaatctgcagtagaaggtattcaagtcgttggctggTGTGCTAttgcgattggaatgcatgccagactgatttagagtcgttagcgctaaactgtttttccaactttgctgcatagttcctctttgcaatgttgatttctttagtcagctggtttctagcgcgattatacacggccctatccccgctctgatatgtgCCTTCCTTAGCTTGGCAAAGTTGCATAAGTTTGGCaatgaaccacggcttgttgttattgaatgtgcgcaatgactttgttggtacacaaacctcttcacagaaactgatataggacgtgaccgtgtccgtatattcatccaggttgCCAGCtgtattttcaaagacactccggtctgtgcagtctaaacggctttgaagttctatctttacttcattggtccactttttcactgttttcactgtaggcttcacgcatttaaaTTATTGCCtctatgttggtattaagtgaattaagcagtgatcagacgagcccagggctgcacgaggtatggcacggtatgtgttatttagcgttgatcggttatcggttttttaaactctgtgatcagccccaaaaatcctgattgtgtaaagcctagtgtaGATTCACCTTTAAAATCACTGGCTCGTTACTGTACGTTCACAACACTTACAAATGCCACCACTATTTGATATCACACTAATGTTTGGAATTCCTAGCGAGACCCGGGAGTTGCCCAGCCAGCCTTGCAAGGAAAAAGTCCTTGATGGAATTCCTACTTCCCGGttcttttgtttggttttgatcTTGTTTTCAAATAAGAATCCTGGCACACAAAACGTGTCTTTTGAGTGTTTAATACAAGAAAATCAGTTATACAGATTTACAAAGCTTGGTCGGGTGAAAGCAGACAGCGCGCACTGATCTCTCTTCCTTCTCTTGTAGGGTCCGGACGCCGAGTCCCTCTCCTTTTCAGATAACAGTCCATTCCTTCAGCAGCTCCTCATCAAACCAGTTCTCACCTGTTCTTAGCCTGAGTGTTATTAAAATatctgtgtggtgtgtgtgtgtgcatctgcaTTCATAACATAGTGTGgtcagttttaacaaacaaaagctcgtgtgtgtgtgtgtgtcctagtgtcctgtaagcagcaacatagatatatatctaaGACTATATTTCTTGTCTTCCACAGAATGACGTGGTTGTGTCATGGCGACCTTCGTCAGAGTTCCCAGGGAATGTGTGAGAAACCTTAACCTCATAATATTGTTGCTGTTAAAAGAATGAAACACTTTTCCACCTTATAGTGAAAGAGCAGGGTGTAATGAAGTCCCGTTGCAGAAGTTAAAAAGGAAGGTGAATCAATGTATTAGCCCTTTTTGAGAGTCTCCAGATGCATTGCTGCAGCCGATATTCCAGCTCAGAAAGACGGCAGTGGAAATTTCTCCAGAACAAACACACATCCAGATGTTTTTTGGTAGTTTTGACtctgcattcacacacacacacacgcacgcacacacgcagcaacatcagaatttgcacattcacattttattttgtattattatttttttttcattgattttgaTGCTGTGGGAAAAAatatctgaagttactcactatttactcagtatttgagtaataatttcactgtgtactttttactcttactcaagcaattttttggaggactactttttacttgagtcacattattgtcaagtaactcGTCTTACtttacaatgtttggctactctacctaccACCCTCGATTGTCCAACAtccaacatttttgctcatcagtcagtgtcgtatttgttgcactggtctttagTATTTTCgcttgaggtgctgcgggtcgtgaccctatttgcggtcccagcggaaccgcgaagcacacgtaacatcggcgacaagagctgatccaccggtacatcttgtattaattaggaaacgcgcctacaattatctaatttgtttacggatgttaatgctaaatgtattaagcgacagcgatgttaatgattatgtcacaacacagaatgaactaacttcaaattcagaaatggccaataaaaaccaaaaaatattgtacttaatgtctttgaagttggtaatagtgacaAATGAAGTGAAcgagacaatgattttagtcaattcttttccagaatgagagcgcttaaagaggaggatgctattcatgtggcacagcttgaagcaggcgtcaggtgcaggtggagatgggactggctcaagttggaggcctaaacaaaagggcaaaaaaaaaaatgaggcaaatttaattatgatcttaaatttgtacattaaTATGTACTTCaccggtgtaaataaatgtttttctgcgtgaagaaaattgttttattttgcctgattgtactcttcagtcttccagattgcttaatttatgtttaaaaaaaaaataatccccccAGACCCTctacaattttgtatttatttttttgggacctTTTTtctgcctttggtgtttgcatgccTGAAATAAGAAGCTGTCTCCTGTCCTAATCTGTGTTTTGTGATTTGACTTCCTCTGCAGTTATAAAGGTGAGGGAGTCGTAAATGGCAGCCTGAAGAAAGTATGGGAGTGTCTGAAACCGATACCAAAAGGGCTCAGAGTCAAGTGGGACAATAATGTGAAaaagtttgaacttttggaGCAAATCACAGAggtgtgtattttatttcagcTTTACAAGCAGTTTCCCTGGTTATTAGGAAATTCTTGAACCTTGCCATAGATGTCACTTTAGAGCTGCACTTTTTGTATCGGTGGCTTTACAAAGCTTTTAACCAGGGGTGTTCAAACTATGGCCCGAGTGCTTTTGTGGCCcaccatctgttttttttttagctgccaACGGCATATACTATATTCAACAATTGACACAGCCTGTGTTGTTTGCCTGAGTTGTCGACTTACTTTCTACACTGGGTGGCAAGGCAGGAGATGAGAAGAAATTCATTCTAATTTCTCACATCCTTGTTTTCCACAATTCACACATCATTCGGTAATACATGATTCGGAATTGAAATTGTTTACTCCAGTTTTGGCTATGTGTCAACTTACAGTAGGTcggtgttggatttatcttaaccaacattataaaaaatagacacaaaaggaatgaagacgctggtttctttttctcatgaggagggcgtatgggagattgttcagatcacagcctctcagNNNNNNNNNNNNNNNNNNNNtccataatactaatgcaagctaagcaaataaatgataacttctgcaatatatttaacagtcgGCTTAGtacagattgctcttgttttggtttcCGAACAGTCATACCTTGAATGGCACTTTGTGCGAGACCCTCCTTAGGTGCCCCCACTGGAAATGGCGCCCTGTGTGGCTGCACATATGTTCAGGAGGCTACAGTTCTAAATGTGTATGATGCAGGAAGtcatatacatttttgtttcaaaacagTTCTTTTGACGAAATATTTTGTCTCCAACTTTTCTGCAGGACATCTCCATCTGCCGAACAGTCACGCCCTCAGCAGCTATGGGTATCATAGCTCCTCGAGACTTTGTAGATGTTATTTTAGTTAGGCAATATGAAGATGGCACAATTTCATCAAACGGTGCGTAATGATTAattgttggttgtttttttttgggctttgttttgttgttcccccctcccccccccccccctccccttgcCTCATGTGTtttgtatcttgaaaaattcTTTTTGGCATGAAATAAGGGCTGGACCGACGGTCTTCAtacaatgattatttgcttgaATGAAACGgctgagaatgttttttttttcctcgactGCTTTGACAGTGCATCGGCATTTAGTCCAGGTTGTAGTCAGCCTTTTTCTCaaagttggctgggataggcgccagctccCTGTGACCCGGAACAGGATAAGAGGTATacaaagtggatggatggacctccCAGATCGGAAGCtaaaatatatagatatctatttttttgcggggggggaGCAGGTCCGTGGCccagtggttggggaccaccgCCTCACTAGATTGATGCAATAAAGTCAAAGTGCTTACTGTGTGTTCTGTGTCTTACAAAGCAGCTACTAATGTGAGTCATCAGGGCTGCCCCATTCAGTCTGGCTACGTGAGGGGA carries:
- the stard5 gene encoding stAR-related lipid transfer protein 5 isoform X2; this encodes MVWFFQTTMDYEHKANVVAECLQGYRNDESSWKVCKKSNDVVVSWRPSSEFPGNVYKGEGVVNGSLKKVWECLKPIPKGLRVKWDNNVKKFELLEQITEDISICRTVTPSAAMGIIAPRDFVDVILVRQYEDGTISSNATNVSHQGCPIQSGYVRGFNHPCGCICVPISAEPNKTQVFTFFQTDLGGLLPRSVVDSFFPSSMTEFYSNLTKAVKSLKDL
- the stard5 gene encoding stAR-related lipid transfer protein 5 isoform X1, with protein sequence MVWFFQTTMDYEHKANVVAECLQGYRNDESSWKVCKKSNDVVVSWRPSSEFPGNVYKGEGVVNGSLKKVWECLKPIPKGLRVKWDNNVKKFELLEQITEDISICRTVTPSAAMGIIAPRDFVDVILVRQYEDGTISSNAATNVSHQGCPIQSGYVRGFNHPCGCICVPISAEPNKTQVFTFFQTDLGGLLPRSVVDSFFPSSMTEFYSNLTKAVKSLKDL
- the stard5 gene encoding stAR-related lipid transfer protein 5 isoform X4 encodes the protein MGLAQVGGLNKRAKKKMSYKGEGVVNGSLKKVWECLKPIPKGLRVKWDNNVKKFELLEQITEDISICRTVTPSAAMGIIAPRDFVDVILVRQYEDGTISSNAATNVSHQGCPIQSGYVRGFNHPCGCICVPISAEPNKTQVFTFFQTDLGGLLPRSVVDSFFPSSMTEFYSNLTKAVKSLKDL
- the stard5 gene encoding stAR-related lipid transfer protein 5 isoform X3 yields the protein MNIKRMWWLNVCRATGTMNPVGRSAKNRYKGEGVVNGSLKKVWECLKPIPKGLRVKWDNNVKKFELLEQITEDISICRTVTPSAAMGIIAPRDFVDVILVRQYEDGTISSNAATNVSHQGCPIQSGYVRGFNHPCGCICVPISAEPNKTQVFTFFQTDLGGLLPRSVVDSFFPSSMTEFYSNLTKAVKSLKDL